The DNA sequence CGTCGACGCTGTTCGGGATCAGCGTGCTGCGGGTGGTCGGCATCTTCGGCCGGAGGCTGGGCGCCGGCTACATGCAGTACCGGCTCCAGGCCGCCTACCGTCGCCGGGTCACCCGCCGCTACCTGGACCTGCCGCTGGCCTGGCACCACCGCAACTCCACCGGCACGCTGCTGTCCAACGCCAACTCCGACGTGGAGGCCGCCTGGTACCCGATCGCGCCGCTGCCGTTCGCCGTCGGCACGCTGGTGATGCTGGTCGGCGCCGTGGCCTCGCTGTTCGTCACCGACTGGGCGCTCGCCCTGGTCGGCCTCGCCGTCTTCCCCGCGCTGTTCGCGCTCAACGTGGTCTACTCCCGCCGGATGGCGCCCCGCCAGGCCCGCGCCCAGCGCCTGCGCGCCGAGGTCAGCGGCATCGCGCACGAGAGCTTCGACGGCGCGTTGGTGGTCAAGACCATGGGCCGGGAGTCCCAGGAGACGGCCCGCTTCGCGGCCCGCGCCGGTGACCTGCGCGACGCGTTGATCTCCGTCGGCCGGCTGCGCGGCGTCTTCGACCCGATGCTGGAGACGCTGCCCAGTCTCGGCACGCTCGCCGTGCTGGTGGTCGGCGCGATCCGGCTCCGACAGGGCGCGATCACGGTGACCGAGCTGGTCAGCGTCGCGTTCCTGTTCACCGTGCTGGCCTTCCCGGTGCGGGCGATCGGCTGGGTGCTGGCCGAGCTGCCGCGCAGCGTCGCCGGCTGGGAGCGGGTCAGCCGCGTCCTGGACGCCACCGGCGAGATGCCGTACGGCGACGTGACGCTCGACCCGGCCCGCCGGGAGCCGGCCACGCTCGGCTTCTCCGACGTCCACTTCGGGTACGAGCCGGCCGAGGCGCACCTGCCCGGCACGGAGGTGCTCGGCGAGGTGACGTTCACGGTGCCGGCCGGGAAGACGGTCGCCCTGGTCGGGCCGACCGGAGCCGGCAAGTCCACCATCGCGTCGCTGGCCGTGCGCCTGGTCGACCCGCGGACCGGCCGGGTCACGCTGGACGGCGTCGACGTGCGCGAGCTGACCGCCGCCTCGCTCGCCGCCACGGTGGCGCTGGTCGCCCAGGTGCCGTTCGTCTTCGACGACACGGTCCGGGCCAACATCACGCTCGACCGGGCCGGCATCGGCGACGACGAGGTGTGGGCCGCGTTGCGGCTGGCCGAGGCGGACGGCTTCGTCGCCGCCCTGCCCGACGGGTTGGACACCATGGTCGGTGAGCGGGGCACCTCGCTCTCCGGCGGCCAGCGGCAGCGGCTCACGCTGGCCCGGGCGCTCGCCGGCCGCCCCCGGCTGCTGGTGCTCGACGACGCCACCAGCGCCGTCGACCCGCGGGTCGAGTCCGCCATCCTGGCCGGCCTGCGCGCGCCGGCTGACGGCGGGGCGTCCGCGTCGATCCTGGTGGTGGCCTACCGGCGGGCCACCATCGCGCTCGCCGACGAGGTTATCTACGTGGAGCAGGGCCGGGTGGTCGCCCGTGGCACGCAC is a window from the Micromonospora sp. DSM 45708 genome containing:
- a CDS encoding ABC transporter ATP-binding protein is translated as MASGTSRDVLGKGLRVLGRAIREQPRIFAVAVSGSVLFGLLVIASAYVIGAVVGDVVVPAVERGAVAGGALALAASTLFGISVLRVVGIFGRRLGAGYMQYRLQAAYRRRVTRRYLDLPLAWHHRNSTGTLLSNANSDVEAAWYPIAPLPFAVGTLVMLVGAVASLFVTDWALALVGLAVFPALFALNVVYSRRMAPRQARAQRLRAEVSGIAHESFDGALVVKTMGRESQETARFAARAGDLRDALISVGRLRGVFDPMLETLPSLGTLAVLVVGAIRLRQGAITVTELVSVAFLFTVLAFPVRAIGWVLAELPRSVAGWERVSRVLDATGEMPYGDVTLDPARREPATLGFSDVHFGYEPAEAHLPGTEVLGEVTFTVPAGKTVALVGPTGAGKSTIASLAVRLVDPRTGRVTLDGVDVRELTAASLAATVALVAQVPFVFDDTVRANITLDRAGIGDDEVWAALRLAEADGFVAALPDGLDTMVGERGTSLSGGQRQRLTLARALAGRPRLLVLDDATSAVDPRVESAILAGLRAPADGGASASILVVAYRRATIALADEVIYVEQGRVVARGTHPELLATVPGYADLVTAYEQAEQEREQNRTYDEVTPVPSGLEMEVDR